In Pseudomonas deceptionensis, a single window of DNA contains:
- a CDS encoding LacI family DNA-binding transcriptional regulator, with protein sequence MPNQSRPATLKSMATALGVHVSTVSRVLNGDPAGVERAASAEVVARIRALAKELDYRPNTQASNLKLRKSQEICVLMPRLTDLVMATIYDSIDSTAEQAGYLTFVSNTDDQQPRQMARAEHALRRSVAGLIVGDSHVGENQPLLELLSRKNIPYVLVSRQIAGHVAACSDDELGGWLAAEHLYGLGFRDVAILAGERYASTGADRTRGFTRFYREQGITLRPEWTLNGPFDSLTGHKQGEYLLGLTPRPQAFFAVNDFLAIGLMGAARDKGLMPGKDIAVVGFNDIALANELIVPLTSVRLPLAQMGQHAVELLLKRINGEPSESIILTPQLQVRASSSLSS encoded by the coding sequence ATGCCGAATCAATCTCGCCCCGCTACTCTGAAGTCCATGGCGACTGCACTGGGCGTGCACGTTTCCACGGTGTCGCGGGTGCTCAATGGCGACCCTGCCGGCGTCGAGCGAGCGGCGTCGGCCGAGGTGGTTGCGCGTATTCGGGCATTGGCAAAAGAGCTGGACTATCGACCGAACACGCAGGCATCCAACCTGAAGTTGCGTAAAAGCCAGGAAATCTGCGTGCTCATGCCGCGCCTTACCGACCTGGTGATGGCGACCATTTACGACAGCATCGACAGCACGGCCGAGCAGGCCGGTTACCTCACGTTCGTGTCCAACACCGACGACCAGCAGCCGCGTCAGATGGCCCGTGCCGAGCATGCCTTGCGCCGCTCGGTGGCCGGGTTGATCGTGGGTGACTCCCATGTGGGTGAAAACCAGCCCCTGCTTGAGCTGCTGTCGCGCAAAAACATTCCCTACGTGCTGGTGAGCCGGCAGATTGCCGGGCATGTGGCAGCGTGCAGCGATGATGAGTTGGGCGGCTGGCTGGCGGCCGAACACCTGTACGGGCTGGGCTTTCGCGATGTGGCGATTCTGGCGGGCGAGCGCTATGCGTCCACCGGGGCTGATCGCACCCGGGGGTTTACCCGTTTTTACCGCGAGCAAGGCATCACCCTGCGCCCGGAATGGACCCTCAACGGCCCTTTCGACAGCCTCACCGGGCACAAGCAGGGCGAGTACCTGCTGGGGCTCACCCCGCGGCCTCAGGCGTTTTTTGCCGTCAACGACTTCCTGGCCATCGGCCTGATGGGGGCTGCGCGTGACAAGGGGCTGATGCCGGGCAAGGACATCGCCGTGGTGGGTTTCAACGACATTGCGCTGGCCAACGAACTGATCGTGCCGCTCACCAGCGTGCGTCTGCCGCTGGCACAGATGGGCCAACATGCCGTGGAGTTATTGCTCAAGCGCATAAACGGCGAGCCCAGCGAGTCGATCATCCTGACGCCACAATTGCAGGTGCGGGCGAGCTCTTCACTATCCAGCTGA
- a CDS encoding DUF2986 domain-containing protein: MNRRKKIIQLLKAHAKKANAKLAPQKKDKYISKADRLKLVEAAALEPVTPPES, from the coding sequence ATGAATCGTCGTAAAAAAATCATCCAGTTGTTAAAGGCTCACGCCAAAAAGGCCAACGCCAAACTGGCACCGCAAAAAAAGGACAAATACATCAGCAAAGCCGACCGCTTGAAGCTGGTGGAAGCCGCCGCGCTCGAGCCTGTCACCCCTCCTGAAAGCTGA